Proteins found in one Rhodovulum sp. MB263 genomic segment:
- the serS gene encoding serine--tRNA ligase, whose product MHDIRAIRETPDAFDAALARRGLAPVSPEILALDESRRAKITAAEDAQAARNAASKEVGAARARGDEAEFERLRALVAEKKDEIARLDEEAKAEDRRLQEMLMGLPNLPLADVPDGADEADNVERHRWGTPPELSFAAKEHYQLPGVAAGMDFETAAKLSGARFVVLKGAVARLHRALAQFMLDTHITENGLTEVNAPVLVREEMMYGTGQLPKFGEDSYQTREGWWLIPTSEVTLTNTVNDTMLDEADLPRRLTAHSLCFRSEAGSAGRDTAGMLRQHQFEKVEMVSIVHPGQGLEELERMTGCAQGILERLGLPYRTVTLCTGDMGFGARRTHDLEVWLPGQATYREISSVSYCGDFQARRMNARFRPAGGGKPEYVHTLNGSGLAVGRCLIAVLENGQREDGSVALPEALAPWLGGKTLLTVEGELA is encoded by the coding sequence ATGCACGACATCCGCGCCATCCGCGAGACCCCCGACGCTTTCGACGCCGCCCTGGCGCGCCGCGGGCTGGCGCCGGTCTCGCCCGAAATCCTTGCGCTGGACGAATCCCGCCGCGCGAAGATCACCGCCGCCGAAGATGCCCAGGCCGCGCGCAACGCTGCCTCCAAGGAGGTCGGCGCCGCCAGGGCCCGGGGCGACGAGGCCGAATTCGAACGCCTGCGCGCGCTGGTGGCCGAGAAGAAGGACGAGATCGCCCGGCTCGACGAGGAGGCCAAGGCCGAGGACAGGCGCCTTCAGGAGATGCTGATGGGCCTGCCGAACCTGCCGCTGGCCGATGTGCCCGACGGCGCCGACGAGGCCGACAATGTCGAGCGGCACCGCTGGGGCACCCCGCCCGAGCTGAGCTTTGCGGCGAAAGAGCATTACCAGCTTCCGGGCGTCGCCGCGGGCATGGATTTCGAGACCGCGGCCAAGCTGTCGGGGGCCCGCTTCGTGGTGCTGAAGGGGGCCGTGGCGCGCCTCCACCGGGCGCTGGCGCAGTTCATGCTCGACACCCATATCACCGAGAACGGGCTGACCGAGGTCAATGCGCCGGTGCTGGTGCGCGAAGAGATGATGTACGGCACCGGGCAGTTGCCGAAATTCGGCGAGGACAGCTATCAGACCCGCGAGGGCTGGTGGCTGATCCCGACCTCGGAAGTGACGCTGACCAATACCGTCAACGACACGATGCTGGACGAGGCCGACCTGCCGCGCCGCCTGACCGCGCATTCGCTCTGCTTCCGCTCCGAGGCGGGCTCGGCGGGCCGCGACACCGCGGGCATGCTGCGCCAGCATCAGTTCGAGAAGGTCGAGATGGTCTCGATCGTTCATCCTGGGCAAGGCCTCGAGGAACTCGAACGGATGACCGGCTGTGCCCAGGGCATTCTCGAGCGGCTTGGCCTGCCCTACCGGACGGTGACGCTCTGTACCGGCGACATGGGCTTCGGCGCGCGGCGCACCCATGACCTTGAAGTCTGGCTGCCGGGTCAGGCGACCTATCGCGAGATTTCCTCGGTCTCCTATTGCGGCGATTTCCAGGCGCGGCGGATGAATGCGCGGTTCCGGCCCGCCGGTGGCGGCAAACCGGAATATGTCCACACCCTGAACGGCTCGGGCCTCGCGGTCGGGCGCTGCCTGATCGCGGTGCTGGAAAACGGCCAGCGCGAGGACGGATCGGTCGCCCTGCCCGAGGCGCTCGCCCCCTGGCTCGGCGGCAAGACGCTGCTGACAGTTGAAGGAGAACTGGCATGA